In Xyrauchen texanus isolate HMW12.3.18 chromosome 23, RBS_HiC_50CHRs, whole genome shotgun sequence, a genomic segment contains:
- the LOC127663398 gene encoding leucine-rich repeat transmembrane protein FLRT1-like isoform X1 encodes MATESLVELRDWLFLLLLCLTLLVEVLEFAAATAAAAEAALGEVELQGDVPCPSACRCDDGFIYCNDRGLSIIPPLPLTAAVLYLQNNRIDNAGLPTSLERRMTVRVVYLYDNELDDFPTHLPPSLRELHLQDNNIRTLPRAALARLPLLEKLHMDDNSVSTVSIEDKAFANNPRLRLLFLSRNHLSSIPSGLPASLEELRLDDNRISTIPTHAFRGLSSLRRLFLDGNLLANQRIADDTFSRLSNLTELSLVRNSLQAPPLNLPSMHLLRLNLQDNAIAHMPQSSLDRMRRLQKLDLSGNNLTTLPRGLFKDQDSLSQLLVRGNPWHCGCNLRWLHDWLHERGSSVTVRGLTCHGPERVRGMSLRDLTSQLEDCENSVDGAGGMVGNDGAKKDKGSFPIQAQATTTSPLPQGSLYTLRSRRPVHKYPDMGQDGLGGGSSVAGKSLLISVKPLSPETVHVTWQAAQPVPSFRLSWLRLGNNPAMGSITETLVPGDRREYLLTQLQPQSSYIICLLPLSANDGKRTSFTATGGFNINTNSEHEHPACAKTETDALQQPISDQDSDQGADQLSALPLAGIIGGATALVSLFLIFGIFCWYGHRAGYLEPVDNSIYGRDLVGSRGASKHYDDYTQSGTIKDTSILEIRAHGFQMTPMPAQQPLQPKAKVEDMTYIHTIFPPNNTTLYRSTMNHTGNPGYGTNRGYREGGIPDIDYSYT; translated from the coding sequence ATGGCCACAGAGAGCCTTGTTGAACTCCGTGATTGGTTGTTCCTACTTCTCCTGTGTCTGACATTATTGGTCGAAGTCCTCGAGTTTGCTGCAGCAacggctgctgctgctgaggcggctCTTGGGGAGGTGGAGCTTCAGGGAGACGTGCCATGTCCCTCTGCTTGCAGGTGTGATGATGGCTTCATTTACTGCAATGACCGTGGCTTGAGTATCATCCCTCCATTACCACTAACTGCAGCCGTGCTCTACCTACAAAACAACCGCATTGACAATGCTGGGCTACCGACATCCTTAGAGCGACGAATGACTGTCAGAGTAGTTTACCTTTATGATAATGAACTGGATGATTTTCCAACACATCTGCCTCCGTCCCTACGGGAACTTCACCTCCAGGACAATAATATACGAACTTTACCCCGTGCTGCTCTTGCACGTCTCCCCCTGCTGGAGAAGCTTCACATGGATGACAATTCCGTTTCGACCGTAAGTATCGAAGACAAAGCATTCGCCAATAATCCAAGGCTGCGCCTTCTTTTCTTGTCACGCAACCACCTCTCAAGTATACCATCGGGACTGCCCGCCTCACTTGAGGAACTCCGGCTAGACGACAATCGAATTTCAACTATTCCAACACATGCATTTAGAGGACTCTCATCTCTAAGACGTCTCTTCCTCGATGGCAATCTATTGGCGAATCAACGAATCGCGGATGACACATTCTCACGGCTATCTAATCTGACAGAGCTCTCTCTGGTTCGTAACTCGCTCCAGGCACCACCCTTAAATCTTCCAAGCATGCATCTTCTTCGGCTCAATCTACAGGACAATGCCATAGCCCACATGCCACAAAGTTCCCTGGACCGCATGCGAAGACTACAGAAACTGGACTTATCAGGCAACAATTTAACGACTCTTCCAAGAGGTTTGTTCAAGGACCAAGACAGTCTTTCACAGTTACTTGTTCGAGGAAATCCCTGGCATTGTGGCTGTAACCTCCGTTGGCTTCATGACTGGTTGCATGAGCGAGGTTCATCAGTGACTGTGAGAGGTTTAACTTGCCATGGACCAGAGAGAGTAAGAGGCATGTCACTAAGGGACCTTACCAGTCAACTGGAAGACTGTGAGAACAGTGTTGATGGTGCTGGAGGGATGGTTGGAAATGATGGAGCAAAAAAAGATAAAGGCAGTTTTCCAATACAAGCACAAGCTACAACAACCTCTCCACTTCCCCAGGGGTCTCTTTATACCCTCAGATCCAGACGACCAGTACACAAGTATCCTGATATGGGACAGGATGGTCTTGGAGGTGGAAGTAGCGTCGCTGGTAAATCATTATTAATCAGTGTGAAACCTCTCTCACCAGAGACAGTCCATGTTACCTGGCAGGCTGCACAACCGGTTCCTTCCTTCAGGCTTTCCTGGCTGCGACTGGGCAACAATCCTGCAATGGGCTCTATCACAGAAACACTTGTGCCAGGGGATCGCCGTGAGTATTTACTCACACAGTTACAGCCCCAGTCAAGCTATATTATATGCTTGCTGCCTCTCTCTGCAAATGATGGTAAAAGAACCTCCTTCACGGCAACGGGAGGGTTTAACATAAATACAAACTCAGAACATGAGCATCCTGCTTGTGCCAAAACGGAGACAGATGCCCTACAGCAGCCAATTTCAGACCAGGATAGTGATCAAGGAGCTGACCAACTGTCAGCCCTACCACTTGCTGGAATTATTGGAGGTGCAACAGCATTGGTGTCTTTGTTCTTAATTTTTGGCATCTTTTGTTGGTATGGACACCGTGCAGGGTACCTTGAACCAGTTGACAATTCCATATACGGGAGAGATCTTGTTGGATCACGAGGTGCCAGCAAACATTATGATGACTATACACAATCTGGAACAATAAAAGACACCTCGATCTTAGAAATCAGAGCTCACGGTTTTCAAATGACACCAATGCCTGCCCAACAGCCTTTGCAGCCCAAGGCAAAAGTTGAGGACATGACATACATCCATACTATATTTCCCCCTAATAATACAACTCTTTATAGAAGCACTATGAACCACACAGGAAATCCAGGCTATGGAACAAATCGAGGGTACAGAGAAGGGGGAATACCAGACATAGATTACTCCTACACGTGA
- the LOC127663398 gene encoding leucine-rich repeat transmembrane protein FLRT1-like isoform X2 gives MATESLVELRDWLFLLLLCLTLLVEVLEFAAATAAAAEAALGEVELQGDVPCPSACRCDDGFIYCNDRGLSIIPPLPLTAAVLYLQNNRIDNAGLPTSLERRMTVRVVYLYDNELDDFPTHLPPSLRELHLQDNNIRTLPRAALARLPLLEKLHMDDNSVSTVSIEDKAFANNPRLRLLFLSRNHLSSIPSGLPASLEELRLDDNRISTIPTHAFRGLSSLRRLFLDGNLLANQRIADDTFSRLSNLTELSLVRNSLQAPPLNLPSMHLLRLNLQDNAIAHMPQSSLDRMRRLQKLDLSGNNLTTLPRGLFKDQDSLSQLLVRGNPWHCGCNLRWLHDWLHERGSSVTVRGLTCHGPERVRGMSLRDLTSQLEDCENSSFPIQAQATTTSPLPQGSLYTLRSRRPVHKYPDMGQDGLGGGSSVAGKSLLISVKPLSPETVHVTWQAAQPVPSFRLSWLRLGNNPAMGSITETLVPGDRREYLLTQLQPQSSYIICLLPLSANDGKRTSFTATGGFNINTNSEHEHPACAKTETDALQQPISDQDSDQGADQLSALPLAGIIGGATALVSLFLIFGIFCWYGHRAGYLEPVDNSIYGRDLVGSRGASKHYDDYTQSGTIKDTSILEIRAHGFQMTPMPAQQPLQPKAKVEDMTYIHTIFPPNNTTLYRSTMNHTGNPGYGTNRGYREGGIPDIDYSYT, from the exons ATGGCCACAGAGAGCCTTGTTGAACTCCGTGATTGGTTGTTCCTACTTCTCCTGTGTCTGACATTATTGGTCGAAGTCCTCGAGTTTGCTGCAGCAacggctgctgctgctgaggcggctCTTGGGGAGGTGGAGCTTCAGGGAGACGTGCCATGTCCCTCTGCTTGCAGGTGTGATGATGGCTTCATTTACTGCAATGACCGTGGCTTGAGTATCATCCCTCCATTACCACTAACTGCAGCCGTGCTCTACCTACAAAACAACCGCATTGACAATGCTGGGCTACCGACATCCTTAGAGCGACGAATGACTGTCAGAGTAGTTTACCTTTATGATAATGAACTGGATGATTTTCCAACACATCTGCCTCCGTCCCTACGGGAACTTCACCTCCAGGACAATAATATACGAACTTTACCCCGTGCTGCTCTTGCACGTCTCCCCCTGCTGGAGAAGCTTCACATGGATGACAATTCCGTTTCGACCGTAAGTATCGAAGACAAAGCATTCGCCAATAATCCAAGGCTGCGCCTTCTTTTCTTGTCACGCAACCACCTCTCAAGTATACCATCGGGACTGCCCGCCTCACTTGAGGAACTCCGGCTAGACGACAATCGAATTTCAACTATTCCAACACATGCATTTAGAGGACTCTCATCTCTAAGACGTCTCTTCCTCGATGGCAATCTATTGGCGAATCAACGAATCGCGGATGACACATTCTCACGGCTATCTAATCTGACAGAGCTCTCTCTGGTTCGTAACTCGCTCCAGGCACCACCCTTAAATCTTCCAAGCATGCATCTTCTTCGGCTCAATCTACAGGACAATGCCATAGCCCACATGCCACAAAGTTCCCTGGACCGCATGCGAAGACTACAGAAACTGGACTTATCAGGCAACAATTTAACGACTCTTCCAAGAGGTTTGTTCAAGGACCAAGACAGTCTTTCACAGTTACTTGTTCGAGGAAATCCCTGGCATTGTGGCTGTAACCTCCGTTGGCTTCATGACTGGTTGCATGAGCGAGGTTCATCAGTGACTGTGAGAGGTTTAACTTGCCATGGACCAGAGAGAGTAAGAGGCATGTCACTAAGGGACCTTACCAGTCAACTGGAAGACTGTGAGAACA GCAGTTTTCCAATACAAGCACAAGCTACAACAACCTCTCCACTTCCCCAGGGGTCTCTTTATACCCTCAGATCCAGACGACCAGTACACAAGTATCCTGATATGGGACAGGATGGTCTTGGAGGTGGAAGTAGCGTCGCTGGTAAATCATTATTAATCAGTGTGAAACCTCTCTCACCAGAGACAGTCCATGTTACCTGGCAGGCTGCACAACCGGTTCCTTCCTTCAGGCTTTCCTGGCTGCGACTGGGCAACAATCCTGCAATGGGCTCTATCACAGAAACACTTGTGCCAGGGGATCGCCGTGAGTATTTACTCACACAGTTACAGCCCCAGTCAAGCTATATTATATGCTTGCTGCCTCTCTCTGCAAATGATGGTAAAAGAACCTCCTTCACGGCAACGGGAGGGTTTAACATAAATACAAACTCAGAACATGAGCATCCTGCTTGTGCCAAAACGGAGACAGATGCCCTACAGCAGCCAATTTCAGACCAGGATAGTGATCAAGGAGCTGACCAACTGTCAGCCCTACCACTTGCTGGAATTATTGGAGGTGCAACAGCATTGGTGTCTTTGTTCTTAATTTTTGGCATCTTTTGTTGGTATGGACACCGTGCAGGGTACCTTGAACCAGTTGACAATTCCATATACGGGAGAGATCTTGTTGGATCACGAGGTGCCAGCAAACATTATGATGACTATACACAATCTGGAACAATAAAAGACACCTCGATCTTAGAAATCAGAGCTCACGGTTTTCAAATGACACCAATGCCTGCCCAACAGCCTTTGCAGCCCAAGGCAAAAGTTGAGGACATGACATACATCCATACTATATTTCCCCCTAATAATACAACTCTTTATAGAAGCACTATGAACCACACAGGAAATCCAGGCTATGGAACAAATCGAGGGTACAGAGAAGGGGGAATACCAGACATAGATTACTCCTACACGTGA